In one window of Microtus pennsylvanicus isolate mMicPen1 chromosome 2, mMicPen1.hap1, whole genome shotgun sequence DNA:
- the Klf10 gene encoding Krueppel-like factor 10 codes for MLNFGASLQQASEEKMELISEKLRDSVYPWNKTEKSDFEAVEALVSMSCDWKHGFKKFLEARPVTPMSDTSEEESLLPGTPDLHTIPAFCLTPPYSPSDFEPSQVSTLMAPAPSTGHFKSFSDAPKAPLAAPPKEEGKSPVAAPPLPKAQATSVIRHTADAQLCTHRSCPVKAASILSHQDSSFRRRTHLNTEASRKNIPCAAVPPNRSKCEPDAPAEGDEKAGAAPCDLAVPSSETVICPSQPAPASPLQKSVLVPSPTVPPAGVPPLPVICQMVPLPANNSLVTTVVPSTPASQPPAVCPPVLFMGTQVPKGTVMLVVPQPVVQSPKPTVVSPNGTRLSPIAPAPGFSPSAARVTPQMDSSRVRSHVCSHPGCGKTYFKSSHLKAHVRTHTGEKPFSCSWKGCERRFARSDELSRHRRTHTGEKKFACPMCDRRFMRSDHLTKHARRHLSTKKLPNWQMEVSKLSDVALPPTPASAQ; via the exons ATGCTCAACTTCGGCGCCTCTCTCCAGCAGGCTTCG GAGGAGAAGATGGAGCTGATATCTGAAAAGCTGAGAGACAGCGTGTACCCCTGGAACAAGACGGAGAAGAGTGACTTCGAGGCTGTGGAGGCGCTGGTGTCTATGAGCTGCGACTGGAAGCATGGTTTCAAGAAATTCCTTGAGGCCAGGCCTGTCACTCCAATGTCTGACACATCAGAGGAGGAGAGCTTGCTGCCAGGGACACCCGACCTTCACACGATCCCGGCATTT tgcCTGACTCCGCCTTACAGCCCCTCTGACTTTGAACCCTCTCAAGTGTCAACTCTGATGGCACCAGCGCCATCTACTGGCCACTTCAAATCATTCTCCGATGCCCCCAAAGCTCCCCTTGCTGCTCCTcccaaagaggaaggaaagagtccTGTGGCGGCCCCTCCCCTCCCTAAGGCTCAGGCAACGAGTGTCATCCGTCACACAGCTGATGCCCAGCTCTGTACCCACCGCTCCTGCCCTGTGAAAGCAGCTAGCATCCTCAGCCATCAGGACAGTTCTTTCCGGAGAAGAACCCACCTAAATACCGAGGCTTCACGAAAGAACATACCCTGCGCGGCCGTGCCACCAAACAGATCCAAATGTGAGCCAGACGCACCGGCAGAGGGTGACGAGAAGGCAGGTGCCGCGCCCTGTGACTTGGCTGTGCCGTCCTCAGAGACGGTCATTTGTCCGTCTCAGCCGGCTCCTGCGTCCCCATTGCAGAAGTCCGTCTtggtcccctcccccacagtgccCCCTGCGGGCGTGCCACCTCTGCCTGTCATCTGCCAGATGGTTCCCCTTCCTGCAAACAACTCTCTGGTGACCACAGTTGTCCCCAGcactccagccagccagccaccagcTGTCTGCCCCCCTGTGTTGTTCATGGGCACCCAGGTGCCCAAGGGCACCGTCATGTTGGTCGTTCCCCAGCCTGTTGTGCAGAGCCCGAAACCTACGGTGGTAAGCCCCAATGGCACCAGACTGTCTCCCATCGCCCCTGCGCCCGGATTCTCTCCTTCGGCAGCGAGAGTCACTCCACAGATGGATTCGTCCAGAGTGAGGAGTCACGTCTGCAGCCATCCCGGCTGTGGCAAGACCTACTTTAAAAGTTCCCACCTGAAGGCCCACGTGAGGACACACACAG GGGAGAAGCCTTTCAGCTGCAGCTGGAAAGGGTGTGAAAGGAGGTTTGCTCGCTCTGATGAACTGTCCAGACACCGGCGGACACACACGGGCGAGAAGAAATTTGCCTGTCCTATGTGCGATCGCCGGTTCATGAGGAGTGACCATTTGACCAAGCACGCCCGGCGCCACCTGTCCACCAAGAAGCTCCCAAACTGGCAGATGGAGGTGAGCAAGTTAAGTGACGTCGCTCTACCTCCAACCCCCGCCTCTGCACAGTGA